In Zingiber officinale cultivar Zhangliang chromosome 8B, Zo_v1.1, whole genome shotgun sequence, a single genomic region encodes these proteins:
- the LOC122015401 gene encoding dihydrolipoyl dehydrogenase 1, mitochondrial-like, whose amino-acid sequence MAMVSLARRRARDLFRTEAVRRASVFCRGFAGAAGDENDVVVIGGGPGGYVAAIKAAQLGLKTTCIEKRGSLGGTCLNVGCIPSKALLHSSHMYHEAKHAFPSHGVKFAQLEIDLPAMLAQKDKAVSGLTRGIEGLFKKNKVNYVKGSGKFISPSEVSVDTLDGGNTVVKGKNIIIATGSDVKSLPGITIDEKKIVSSTGALSLSAIPKKLVVIGAGYIGLEMGSVWGRLGSEITVVEFAPDIVPSMDGEVRKQFQRMLEKQKMKFMLKTKVVGVDTSGDGVKLIVEPAAGGEQSTLEADVVLVSAGRIPYTAGLGLETIGVQTDKAGRITVDKHFKTNAPGVYAIGDVIPGPMLAHKAEEDGVACVEFIAGKEGHVDYDMVPGVVYTHPEVASVGKTEEQVKSLGVAYRVGKFPFMANSRAKAIDDADGLVKILAEKETDKILGVHIMSPNAGELIHEAVLALQYGASSEDIARTCHAHPTMSEAVKEAAMATYDKPIHI is encoded by the exons aTGGCGATGGTAAGCTTGGCGAGGCGAAGGGCCAGAGATCTCTTCCGAACCGAAGCGGTGCGGCGAGCCTCCGTGTTCTGCCGGGGGTTCGCGGGCGCAGCGGGGGACGAGAACGACGTGGTGGTGATAGGCGGCGGCCCTGGTGGGTACGTGGCGGCGATCAAGGCCGCGCAGTTGGGTCTCAAAACGACGTGCATCGAGAAGAGGGGAAGCCTCGGAGGCACCTGCCTCAACGTTGGCTGCATCCCTTCAAAG GCTCTCCTTCATTCCTCTCATATGTATCATGAAGCTAAGCATGCATTCCCAAGTCATGGTGTTAAGTTCGCTCAACTTGAAATTGACCTACCTGCCATGTTGGCACAAAAAGATAAAGCCGTCTCTGGTCTCACTCGAGGTATTGAAGGCCTCTTCAAGAAGAACAAGGTAAACTATGTCAAAGGTTCGGGCAAGTTCATTTCACCTTCAGAAGTCTCTGTTGACACCCTTGATGGAGGAAACACAGTTGTCAAAGGCAAAAACATCATCATTGCCACTGGTTCTGATGTCAAATCTCTCCCTGGAATTActattgatgagaaaaaaattgttTCTTCCACTGGGGCTCTATCTTTGTCTGCCATCCCAAAGAAATTGGTGGTGATCGGTGCAGGCTACATTGGTTTGGAGATGGGATCAGTTTGGGGACGGCTTGGTTCTGAAATCACTGTTGTTGAGTTTGCACCTGATATAGTACCTTCGATGGATGGTGAGGTAAGGAAGCAGTTCCAGCGCATGCTTGAGAAGCAGAAAATGAAGTTCATGCTGAAGACGAAGGTTGTTGGGGTTGATACGTCAGGGGATGGGGTGAAGTTGATAGTGGAACCTGCAGCTGGAGGTGAACAGAGCACGCTCGAGGCAGATGTTGTTCTTGTGTCTGCTGGTCGAATCCCTTACACAGCAGGTCTTGGACTTGAGACAATTGGTGTGCAAACCGATAAGGCAGGAAGGATCACAGTTGACAAGCATTTCAAGACCAATGCGCCCGGAGTATATGCCATTGGTGATGTTATACCAGGTCCTATGCTCGCCCACAAGgcagaagaagatggagttgcaTGCGTAGAGTTCATCGCTGGTAAGGAAGGTCATGTCGACTATGACATGGTTCCAGGAGTGGTGTACACTCATCCTGAGGTGGCTTCAGTCGGCAAGACAGAGGAGCAAGTGAAGTCCCTCGGGGTGGCATACCGAGTTGGCAAGTTCCCATTCATGGCCAACAGCCGTGCAAAGGCTATCGACGATGCGGATGGGTTAGTTAAGATACTAGCCGAGAAAGAGACCGACAAGATTCTCGGCGTCCACATTATGTCACCTAATGCAGGGGAGCTCATCCATGAAGCTGTCCTGGCCCTCCAATATGGAGCCTCAAGCGAAGACATTGCTAGAACATGCCATGCGCACCCGACAATGAGCGAGGCTGTGAAGGAAGCTGCAATGGCAACCTATGACAAGCCCATTCACATATAA